The proteins below come from a single Zhouia spongiae genomic window:
- a CDS encoding 3-hydroxyanthranilate 3,4-dioxygenase, which produces MSVKRPFNLLQWVKENKDLLKPPVSNKNLYKESDDYIVMVVAGPNARKDYHYNETEELFYQLEGEIEILIQEDGQKKVMKLEPGDMYLHPAGTPHSPVRKEGSVGLVIERKRAGKGFTDGLLWYCDHCNEKLHDVYFELHDIEKDFLPYFKTFYSSEELRTCNHCGTIMPVDKRFTTDND; this is translated from the coding sequence ATGAGTGTTAAAAGACCTTTTAATTTGTTGCAATGGGTTAAAGAGAATAAAGACCTGCTTAAACCACCTGTAAGCAACAAAAACCTTTACAAAGAATCTGATGATTACATCGTTATGGTTGTAGCCGGACCGAATGCCCGAAAAGATTATCATTATAATGAAACTGAGGAGTTATTTTATCAGTTAGAAGGAGAAATAGAAATACTCATACAAGAGGATGGACAAAAAAAAGTAATGAAGCTGGAACCGGGAGACATGTACTTACATCCTGCCGGAACACCTCATTCTCCGGTAAGAAAAGAAGGATCGGTGGGGTTGGTTATCGAACGAAAAAGAGCCGGAAAAGGTTTTACTGACGGATTACTCTGGTATTGCGATCATTGCAATGAAAAACTACACGACGTCTATTTTGAATTGCACGATATCGAAAAAGACTTCCTTCCATATTTTAAAACTTTTTACAGTTCAGAAGAACTCAGAACCTGTAATCATTGCGGAACCATAATGCCTGTTGATAAACGTTTTACGACGGACAATGATTAA
- a CDS encoding 3-keto-disaccharide hydrolase, whose product MKKLAFPLIACIVLVSCKQNEKKETAVTTEKVESNTAKTDNPDTEQDKWIMLFDGSSFDAWRGYLKEDIPDQWTIESDAMAFTPGKNGGSNIITKEKFKNFELSLEWKISEGGNSGIFWGVHEDPKFPEAYQTGPEIQVLDDERHPDAKNGTTHQAGSLYDMIAPSEKVVKPAGEWNTCIIRIDHKNNAGSVTLNGTEIVKFPVHGPEWNQMVDNSKFKGWEGFGKYPTGHIGLQDHGDKVWYRNIKIKPL is encoded by the coding sequence ATGAAAAAGCTGGCTTTCCCGTTAATTGCATGTATTGTATTGGTATCATGTAAACAAAACGAAAAAAAAGAAACTGCTGTGACTACTGAGAAAGTTGAATCCAATACTGCTAAAACCGACAACCCGGATACAGAACAAGATAAATGGATTATGCTATTCGACGGATCTTCATTTGATGCATGGAGGGGTTACCTGAAAGAAGACATCCCAGATCAGTGGACTATCGAGAGTGATGCCATGGCATTCACTCCGGGAAAAAACGGGGGCAGCAACATTATCACAAAAGAGAAGTTTAAAAACTTTGAACTCTCACTGGAGTGGAAAATATCCGAAGGAGGCAACAGTGGCATTTTCTGGGGTGTCCATGAGGATCCCAAATTCCCTGAAGCATACCAAACCGGACCCGAAATACAGGTTCTGGATGACGAACGACACCCCGATGCAAAAAACGGAACGACGCATCAGGCCGGATCTCTATATGATATGATCGCACCATCTGAAAAAGTCGTTAAACCGGCAGGGGAATGGAATACATGCATTATCAGGATAGATCATAAAAACAATGCAGGCAGCGTTACACTTAATGGCACAGAAATAGTCAAATTCCCTGTTCATGGTCCGGAATGGAATCAAATGGTCGATAATTCAAAATTTAAAGGCTGGGAAGGCTTTGGCAAATACCCGACAGGACATATAGGCCTGCAAGATCACGGGGATAAAGTTTGGTACAGGAATATAAAAATTAAACCCTTGTAA
- a CDS encoding 3-keto-disaccharide hydrolase yields the protein MFLRKTAAFILVILITGCKNKNQNTDKIALHSPIEADSTKQKEPTIPEDTEIWEPVPKKVNTTGNNNIPSDAIILFDGSALGAWVSSKDTSKVADWIINNDSSMTVKNGAGDIQTKQEFGDIQLHIEWKNPATSEAIGQNRGNSGIFLQNRYEIQVLDTYENKTYVNGQAAAVYKQHIPLVNASKPSGEWQTYDIIYRAPIFNETGSKTKDATVTVLHNGVLVQDHVSIKGTTEYIGWPKNTPHAKAALKLQDHMDHSGVSFRNIWVREL from the coding sequence ATGTTTTTAAGAAAAACTGCTGCCTTTATCCTTGTTATACTAATTACAGGGTGTAAAAACAAAAATCAGAACACCGATAAAATTGCCTTACACAGCCCTATTGAAGCAGACTCTACAAAACAGAAAGAGCCTACGATTCCTGAAGATACCGAAATATGGGAGCCCGTACCGAAAAAAGTAAACACAACCGGAAACAATAATATTCCTTCAGATGCCATTATTCTTTTCGACGGCTCTGCCCTCGGTGCGTGGGTCAGCTCAAAAGACACCTCCAAAGTAGCGGACTGGATCATAAATAATGATAGCAGCATGACTGTAAAAAATGGTGCCGGGGATATCCAAACCAAACAGGAATTCGGAGACATCCAACTTCATATAGAATGGAAAAACCCTGCTACATCTGAGGCAATTGGACAAAATCGTGGCAATAGTGGTATATTCCTGCAAAACAGATATGAAATACAGGTTTTAGATACTTATGAAAATAAAACCTATGTAAACGGGCAAGCAGCTGCCGTGTATAAACAACATATACCGCTGGTTAATGCCAGCAAGCCTTCAGGAGAATGGCAGACTTACGATATCATCTATCGCGCTCCTATATTCAATGAGACAGGATCCAAGACAAAAGACGCCACCGTTACGGTTCTTCACAATGGTGTTTTGGTACAGGATCATGTATCGATCAAAGGTACGACCGAATATATAGGCTGGCCCAAAAACACCCCACATGCCAAAGCGGCCCTTAAACTTCAGGATCACATGGACCATAGCGGCGTAAGCTTTCGAAATATATGGGTCAGGGAATTATAG
- the lysM gene encoding peptidoglycan-binding protein LysM, with protein sequence MGLISFIKDAGAKIFGYPTEAEKQAQAAADKAAAEAARIAAAEQRLEETINDLGLKVQNLDVSIEGDTAVVTGLAYDQTNKEKTVLVVGNSVGIAVVDDRMEVEHTEPEAQFHTVVSGDTLSKIAKKFYGNAMKYPVIFEANKPMLSDPDKIYPGQVLRIPVTEA encoded by the coding sequence ATGGGATTGATTTCATTTATTAAAGATGCAGGAGCCAAAATTTTTGGCTACCCCACTGAAGCAGAAAAACAAGCACAGGCAGCGGCTGATAAAGCTGCGGCCGAAGCGGCAAGAATAGCCGCAGCGGAGCAACGCTTGGAAGAAACTATAAACGACTTAGGGTTGAAAGTCCAGAATCTGGATGTTTCGATTGAAGGTGATACGGCGGTTGTAACCGGGTTGGCATACGATCAGACCAATAAAGAGAAGACCGTGCTCGTTGTCGGAAACAGCGTGGGTATAGCCGTTGTCGACGACCGGATGGAAGTTGAACATACCGAGCCGGAAGCACAGTTCCATACAGTTGTCAGTGGTGATACATTAAGTAAGATTGCTAAGAAATTTTACGGAAATGCCATGAAGTATCCTGTAATCTTTGAAGCCAATAAGCCAATGCTTTCTGATCCGGATAAGATCTACCCGGGACAGGTACTTCGTATACCTGTAACAGAAGCGTAA
- a CDS encoding aminotransferase class IV, whose amino-acid sequence MKKSFPKRVFLNGEWKNAEEAKISVFDRGFVFGDGLYEVIPFYNGKFFLKEDHLNRLSYGLKEINIEFEIDGINDVLLKAIREADLDGSDGAAYIQVTRGVAPRIHSYPSESKPTVLIYAFPVVLEGFEEKSVDVLVSEDYRWHRCDIKSTSLVANVAMNNEAVKNGFHENVLHRNGVITEGSHSSVFFVRNKVVYTHPNGKFILPGITRKATIDLCRANNIQIIETPLSIDQLSTVDEVFLTGTTTQILAVRSVVMNGVARFKQNQIGEITRILQQELIGKTRRYI is encoded by the coding sequence ATGAAAAAGAGTTTCCCGAAAAGGGTTTTCCTGAATGGCGAATGGAAGAACGCTGAAGAAGCGAAAATTTCTGTATTTGACAGGGGGTTTGTTTTTGGCGATGGTTTATATGAAGTGATTCCGTTTTACAATGGGAAATTTTTCCTGAAAGAAGATCATTTAAACAGGTTGAGCTACGGTCTTAAAGAGATAAATATTGAATTTGAAATAGATGGTATTAATGATGTTTTGTTAAAGGCAATCAGGGAAGCGGACCTGGATGGGAGTGATGGTGCTGCATATATTCAGGTAACGAGAGGAGTCGCTCCACGGATACATTCATATCCCTCAGAAAGTAAACCGACCGTATTGATTTATGCTTTCCCTGTTGTTTTGGAAGGCTTCGAAGAAAAATCTGTAGATGTGTTGGTATCCGAGGATTACAGGTGGCACCGCTGTGATATTAAATCTACTTCATTGGTAGCGAATGTGGCCATGAATAATGAAGCGGTAAAAAATGGATTCCATGAAAATGTATTACACAGAAACGGGGTGATTACCGAAGGCTCTCATTCTTCGGTCTTCTTTGTAAGGAACAAAGTGGTTTACACGCATCCCAATGGTAAGTTTATATTGCCCGGTATAACGAGAAAAGCAACAATAGACTTGTGTAGGGCTAATAATATTCAAATTATCGAAACCCCCTTGAGTATTGATCAGCTTTCAACTGTAGACGAAGTGTTTTTGACCGGAACCACAACACAGATACTGGCTGTCAGGTCTGTGGTGATGAATGGAGTTGCAAGATTTAAACAAAACCAAATAGGCGAGATTACCCGTATTTTACAACAGGAGCTTATAGGAAAGACCAGGAGATACATATAA
- the gmk gene encoding guanylate kinase, which produces MSKGKLIIFSAPSGSGKTTIVKHLLQHPELNLEFSISATTREARGEEKDGVNYYFLSLDTFKQHIKNGDFVEWEEVYRDNFYGTLKTEVERIWAKGKNVIFDIDVAGGLRIKRKFPEETLAVFVKPPSIDELKIRLKKRKTESEDKINMRIAKASVELATAPQFDTIIKNYDLNTAKQEAYDLVADFTGIKKGNQ; this is translated from the coding sequence ATGTCTAAAGGCAAACTCATTATATTTTCCGCTCCTTCCGGCAGTGGAAAAACCACTATTGTCAAACACCTGCTTCAACACCCCGAATTGAACCTCGAATTCTCAATATCTGCCACTACACGTGAGGCAAGAGGTGAAGAGAAAGACGGGGTTAATTATTATTTCTTATCATTAGACACCTTCAAGCAACATATTAAAAACGGAGATTTTGTAGAATGGGAAGAAGTGTACAGAGATAATTTTTATGGCACTCTAAAAACAGAAGTAGAGCGTATTTGGGCGAAAGGTAAAAATGTAATCTTCGATATTGACGTGGCCGGAGGCTTACGAATAAAAAGGAAGTTTCCGGAAGAAACCCTGGCTGTTTTTGTAAAACCGCCCAGCATAGATGAACTAAAGATCCGATTGAAGAAGCGGAAAACAGAAAGCGAAGATAAAATAAACATGCGCATTGCAAAGGCATCTGTTGAATTGGCCACAGCCCCTCAGTTTGATACTATCATTAAAAATTACGACCTCAATACTGCCAAACAAGAAGCTTACGATCTGGTAGCTGATTTTACAGGCATTAAAAAAGGAAATCAATAA
- the nadD gene encoding nicotinate (nicotinamide) nucleotide adenylyltransferase — protein sequence MKRTGLYFGTFNPIHIGHLAIANHMVEFSELEEVWFVITPVSPFKKKSSLLDNHHRLEMVYMATEGYAKLKPSDIEFKMEPPYYTVNTLVYLEEKYPDHKFSLIMGEDNIKGFHKWKNHEVILEKNDLFVYPRLSVGETVPAFKEHPKIHFVDAPIMEISASFIRKSIAEGKNIKPLLPEKVWDYIDRMNFYK from the coding sequence ATGAAACGAACGGGACTTTATTTCGGTACTTTTAACCCTATCCACATAGGTCATCTGGCCATTGCCAATCATATGGTTGAGTTCTCCGAACTCGAAGAGGTTTGGTTTGTCATAACACCGGTAAGTCCTTTTAAAAAGAAATCGTCATTATTAGACAATCATCACCGGCTAGAAATGGTATACATGGCTACAGAAGGTTATGCCAAACTTAAACCTTCTGATATTGAATTTAAAATGGAGCCTCCGTACTATACGGTAAACACTTTGGTGTATCTGGAAGAAAAGTATCCCGATCACAAATTCTCCCTAATTATGGGAGAAGACAACATAAAAGGGTTTCATAAATGGAAAAATCACGAAGTAATACTTGAAAAGAACGACCTTTTTGTATATCCGAGGCTATCTGTAGGTGAAACCGTTCCTGCTTTTAAAGAACATCCTAAAATACATTTTGTCGACGCCCCCATTATGGAAATCTCTGCCTCTTTTATCAGAAAGAGCATTGCAGAAGGAAAAAATATTAAACCCCTGTTACCGGAAAAGGTATGGGATTATATAGACAGAATGAATTTTTATAAATAA
- a CDS encoding YicC/YloC family endoribonuclease, producing MIQSMTGYGKNVIQLPNKKITIELKSLNSKGLDLNARIPSQYREKEMELRNTIASSLKRGKVDFGLYVEITGEETSSSINIPVVKEYIRQLKAVSPDAGDNEVEFMKMAVRLPDALKTEREEIDEEEFHAIADALNSALKEINKFRTEEGEALNKDFLIRIDNIKNLLSEVEKLDPERLNAVRERSTKAIADLKENIDENRFEQELIYYLEKLDITEEKVRLANHLDYFMSTLKSKESNGRKLGFICQEIGREINTMGSKANYAAVQQLVVQMKDELEKIKEQILNVL from the coding sequence ATGATACAATCCATGACCGGTTACGGGAAGAATGTAATTCAACTTCCGAACAAAAAAATAACCATCGAGCTTAAATCATTAAACAGCAAAGGCCTCGACCTTAATGCACGTATACCATCTCAATACAGGGAAAAAGAGATGGAGTTACGCAATACTATAGCCTCCTCATTAAAAAGAGGCAAAGTAGACTTTGGATTGTATGTAGAAATTACCGGTGAAGAAACCTCATCGTCTATCAATATACCTGTTGTTAAAGAATATATCCGGCAGCTAAAGGCTGTTTCTCCTGATGCCGGTGACAATGAGGTAGAATTCATGAAAATGGCCGTAAGACTTCCTGACGCGCTTAAAACAGAACGCGAAGAGATCGACGAAGAAGAGTTCCATGCAATTGCTGATGCCCTTAACAGCGCTTTGAAAGAGATCAACAAATTCAGGACTGAAGAAGGAGAAGCGCTGAATAAAGATTTTCTTATCAGGATCGATAATATCAAAAACCTGCTGAGCGAGGTGGAAAAACTGGATCCTGAACGCTTAAACGCTGTCAGGGAACGTTCAACCAAGGCCATCGCCGACCTAAAAGAAAATATAGATGAAAACCGTTTCGAACAGGAGCTTATCTACTATCTGGAGAAACTGGATATAACCGAAGAAAAAGTCCGGTTAGCAAATCACCTCGACTATTTTATGTCTACCCTGAAATCTAAAGAATCTAACGGCAGGAAACTTGGCTTTATCTGTCAGGAAATAGGCAGGGAGATCAATACTATGGGGTCGAAAGCCAACTATGCTGCTGTACAGCAATTGGTAGTTCAGATGAAAGATGAGCTCGAAAAAATAAAAGAACAAATCTTAAACGTATTGTAA